From the genome of Nicotiana tabacum cultivar K326 chromosome 2, ASM71507v2, whole genome shotgun sequence:
TATCTCTATTGTTATCAGTGAAGCATAAGTTGGTTTTATACCTAGTAGGAGGATCTCTGATAATGTCATTTTAGTACATTAATTGGTCAAAGCCTATTCTAGGAAACACACCTCTCCCAGATGCATGATTAAGATAGATTTTCAGGAGACCTATGATTTTGTGGAGTGGCCCTACTTGAAGCAGGTTATGAAAGAGCTAGGATTTCCTAAATTGTTCATATCATGGGTCATGGAATGCATACAGACTATTAACTATACTGTCATAGTTAATGGAGAATATCCAGTTCCATTCAATGCTGCCAAGGGCCTCAGAGAAGGTGATCTAATGTCACCTTTCCTTTTTGCAATTGTAATGGAGTATTTAAGTAGAAGCTTACATGATCTCAATGCAAACAAGGAGTACATCTATCATCCAGATGTTCAAAGCTCAAGATTAACCACTTATGCTTTGCTGATGACCTTTTGATCTTTGCTAGAGGGGATATGATGTCAGTAGATGCAGTATACCACAAGTTCTTACCGTTTACAAAAATGTCTGGGCTACAAGCTAACCAAAGTAAGAGTGCAGTGTATTTTGGAGGAGTCTCAATAGCACTGCAACAGCAGATTTTACAACACTTAGGATTCACCACAGGAGACCTGCCTTTTAAATATCTGGGAGTTCCCCTATCTACAAAGAAATTGAGTATCATGCAATGGCAACCTTTGAtagataaaataacataaaaaatcaCCTCATGTCCTGCAAGGAAACTCTCATATGTTGGTAGAGTCCAGCTAGTCCAAAGTATTTTGTTTGGGATACAAGCTTTCTCGGTACAATTTTTCATTATCCCTACCAAGGTGATTAAGGTAATAGAAGGCATATGCAGATCCTATGTGTGGTCAGGTACCAATGTGATCACAAAGAAAGATCTACTAGCCTAGGATAAGGTATGTCTCCCAAAGCTGGAAGTGGGCTAAACCTTACCAATCTGTAAATCTGGAACAAGGCAACTATAGCTAAGGTATGCTAGGATTTGTCTCACAAGGAAGATAAATTATGGATCAAATGGATCCATacttattacatcaaaaattagCCATTCAGTAATACCCTGACCCCTCAGCAGGCTTGCTGGATGGTTAAGAAGATTTTTGAAGCTCGAGGTTCCCTAGAGAATATGATATTTGCGCAGACACCCAAGAAGAGTCTAATCATACAAATCCACTTTCATGTTATCGGTGATTATGCAAGGGTTGAATGGAAACGCATTATATTTAACAATGTTGCACGACCAAAAGTAAAATTCACGATGTGGTTACTGATGCATGGAAGACTACTTGTAAATTCCTAATTTTGCACtttcttttttatgtttattATGTGTGTATGTGTAGGATTTAGGAGTTATTTATTGTTAATTAAAAGAGAATAAGAGTGTGGGATAAGTTGTATTTTTAGCTGAGTTAGGCCAAAATTGGCCCCAAAATCGGAGCCCAAAAGCACCTAGACCAGGTCCAAGATGAGGCCAGCCCAGTGGAGTTTTTAAACGGCGTAGTTTCATAGTGAAACTACGTCATTTCATTTAGTAGCCCTGAGATCGAGTCTCTGCCGTTTGATCTCTCTTGATCCGATGGTTCACAATCTATCTCCCAACTAGATATTTAAATCCTTTACCCCCAAAATTTTGACCCTATTTTCCCCTTTACTCTCTTTTTTCCCTTACTGTTCACTCTCTCTTCTCCTTCTGCCACCtcaacctccccccccccccccatagcTCCCCCGCCCGAAAATCGCCACCACTAGTGGAGCACCACCAAACCACCCCGATTTAACACCAATCTTCTCCTCTCTTCATCCTCTACCTATATCCAAACCTCAAATCCATGAAATCACTCTCAATCTCCACAAATCTGCCCAAATATGAAACCCTAGCctcttttctttttgaaattcATTAAAGTTGAATCAGCTTTACCCCACACTACATACATGAACTTGTAGATCTTTTCACGATCTATCACTTTGCATTAGTTTTTGTCCCAAATTCGGCGACCAAAATCTGGCCAAATTCTGGCTACCACCACCACTACCGCACCACTACCCCGCCA
Proteins encoded in this window:
- the LOC142166205 gene encoding secreted RxLR effector protein 78-like, whose amino-acid sequence is MIKIDFQETYDFVEWPYLKQVMKELGFPKLFISWVMECIQTINYTVIVNGEYPVPFNAAKGLREGDLMSPFLFAIVMEYLSRSLHDLNANKEYIYHPDVQSSRLTTYALLMTF